Proteins encoded within one genomic window of Prauserella marina:
- the eccCa gene encoding type VII secretion protein EccCa yields MSTLQFKRSPRLAAPRPPGGEVHLEPPPEVPRTIPGNVIMKLMPVVMVVAMLGMITFMFTSGGAMARSPFFLMMPLMMMMSMVGMFAGGGRGGQQKKAEMNEDRKDYLRYLGQMRDRAREAMIDQRAALEWVHPDPQSLWSLATSRRMWERRQADQDFLHLRVGRSSHRLATRLVPPQTGPVDELEPIATLALRRFVRAHSIVPDLPTQIALRGFAAVEMQGDKDLTRGLTRALISQLVTFHSPDDVIIGIATAGRAKTEWEWAKWLPHVQHPALADGIGQLRMMTGSLAQLEQWLDDDLRDRQRFSRNATPPPDQPHVVIIIDDAEVTGEEQILLEEGLVGVTLIDLSDSIGNLATRRGLRLVVEEQRLGARSASGIEWFGRPDSLSLAETEALARKVSPYRMGSAEADEGEEQPLLTNPSLMELLGIPGDPMTFDVQEAWRPRPVRDRYRVPFGVGEHGQPVELDIKEAAMEGMGPHGLCIGATGSGKSEFLRTLVLGMLATHSSTTLNFVLVDFKGGATFMGLDTAPHVSAVITNLAHEVTLVDRMKDALAGEMNRRQEALKNGGNFKNVWEYEKARENGADLDPLPALFIVVDEFSELLSAKPDFIDLFVAIGRLGRSLQMHMLLASQRLEEGKLRGLDSHLSYRIGLKTFSAAESRAAIGVPDAFELPSVPGGGYLKYDTSTLVRFKASYVSGPYRPAGIKAAAPGAKVVRADKRPQLFVPDVVEPPREREPVAEIVEQPKQEFEEAVEPSELDVLVSRLMGQGPPAHEVWLAPLNAPNSLDTLLPNLNPTVDRGLSPIGFFGNGRLQVPLGIVDRPYEQRRDPLWADFSGGAGHGVIVGGPQSGKSTLLRTLIMSTALTHTPEEAQFYCIDLGGGTLAALDELPHVGGVAVARREPDKARRIVAELTTLVNEREARFGAMRVDSMNDFRNRKHRGDITAEHDPFGDAFLIVDGWRALRDDFDELEPQITKLAVQGLTYGVHVVISSNRWADLRPAIRDMIGTRFELRLGDPSASDIDRRVAVNVPAGRPGRGLTRDKLHFLGGLPRIDGSSDHQDLGGGVADAVVKIKSAWQGRPAPQVRLLPELIVYDELLAQDPKRDTRMVPIGVNEDELAPLYLDFDADPHFLAYADGESGKTNLLRQIVRGITARYTKKEAVIILVDYRRTMLGFIEGDQLLGYAVSANQLDGMVKDVAGSMAKRLPGPDVTPQQLKDRSWWNGPELFFVVDDYDLVASSSNNPLRPLSEYLAQAKDVGLHLVVARRTGGAARSGMDPIIGKLKELAMPGLIMNGSKDEGNLLGNVKASPMPPGRGTLVSRKAGKQLIQVSWIQPE; encoded by the coding sequence GTGAGCACGTTGCAGTTCAAACGCTCGCCACGGCTAGCGGCTCCCCGGCCACCAGGAGGCGAGGTTCACCTCGAACCTCCGCCGGAAGTGCCACGGACGATTCCCGGAAACGTCATCATGAAGCTGATGCCGGTCGTGATGGTCGTCGCGATGCTCGGCATGATCACGTTCATGTTCACCTCGGGCGGTGCGATGGCACGCAGCCCGTTCTTCTTGATGATGCCGCTCATGATGATGATGTCCATGGTCGGCATGTTCGCCGGCGGCGGACGTGGTGGTCAGCAGAAGAAGGCGGAGATGAACGAGGATCGCAAGGACTACCTGCGGTATCTCGGGCAGATGCGCGACAGGGCAAGAGAAGCGATGATCGACCAGCGAGCGGCGCTGGAATGGGTGCATCCCGATCCGCAGAGTTTGTGGTCGCTCGCCACGAGCAGGCGCATGTGGGAACGGCGACAGGCCGACCAGGATTTTCTGCACCTCAGGGTGGGCCGCAGCTCGCACCGGCTGGCGACAAGGCTCGTTCCGCCGCAGACCGGGCCCGTTGACGAACTGGAGCCGATCGCCACTCTCGCGCTGCGCAGGTTCGTCCGCGCGCATTCGATCGTTCCCGATCTCCCCACGCAGATCGCCCTCCGCGGGTTCGCCGCGGTCGAGATGCAGGGCGACAAGGACCTGACGCGTGGGCTTACCAGGGCGCTGATTTCGCAGCTTGTCACCTTCCACAGTCCGGACGACGTCATTATCGGGATCGCCACGGCGGGCAGGGCGAAAACGGAGTGGGAGTGGGCCAAATGGTTGCCACACGTGCAACATCCGGCACTGGCGGACGGCATCGGACAGTTGCGCATGATGACGGGCTCGCTAGCCCAGCTTGAACAGTGGCTTGACGACGACTTGCGCGACCGCCAGCGGTTCTCGCGCAACGCGACACCTCCGCCGGATCAGCCCCACGTCGTGATCATCATCGACGACGCCGAAGTCACGGGCGAAGAGCAGATCCTTCTTGAGGAAGGATTGGTCGGCGTTACCCTCATCGATCTCTCCGATTCCATCGGAAATCTCGCGACGCGACGTGGGCTCCGGCTGGTCGTGGAGGAGCAGCGGCTCGGGGCCCGTAGCGCCAGCGGAATCGAATGGTTCGGCCGCCCCGATTCACTCAGCCTCGCCGAGACAGAAGCACTGGCACGCAAGGTTTCCCCATACCGGATGGGTTCCGCCGAGGCGGACGAGGGCGAGGAACAGCCCTTGCTGACGAATCCTTCGCTGATGGAACTGCTCGGAATTCCCGGTGACCCCATGACTTTCGACGTACAGGAAGCATGGCGGCCGCGACCGGTAAGGGACCGGTACCGCGTCCCGTTCGGCGTGGGCGAGCACGGTCAGCCGGTCGAGCTCGACATCAAGGAAGCCGCGATGGAGGGCATGGGGCCGCATGGTTTGTGCATCGGTGCCACGGGCTCAGGTAAATCCGAGTTTCTGCGCACTCTCGTGCTCGGGATGCTCGCCACGCACTCGTCCACGACGTTGAACTTCGTGCTCGTCGACTTCAAGGGCGGCGCGACTTTCATGGGACTGGACACCGCGCCACACGTATCCGCGGTCATCACCAACCTCGCCCACGAGGTCACGCTGGTCGACCGGATGAAGGACGCGCTGGCCGGTGAGATGAACCGGCGGCAGGAGGCCCTCAAAAACGGCGGCAACTTCAAGAACGTGTGGGAGTACGAGAAGGCGCGGGAGAATGGGGCGGACCTCGACCCACTGCCCGCATTGTTCATCGTCGTGGACGAGTTCTCCGAGCTGTTGTCGGCGAAGCCGGACTTCATCGATCTGTTCGTCGCCATCGGCAGGCTGGGCAGGTCGCTGCAGATGCACATGCTGCTGGCCTCGCAGCGCCTTGAAGAAGGCAAGCTACGTGGTCTTGATTCGCATCTTTCCTATCGCATCGGCCTCAAGACCTTCTCCGCAGCGGAGTCGAGGGCCGCCATCGGTGTTCCCGACGCGTTCGAGCTTCCTTCCGTGCCTGGAGGGGGATACCTCAAGTACGACACATCCACGCTGGTCAGGTTCAAGGCGTCATATGTATCCGGCCCCTACCGGCCGGCCGGGATCAAGGCCGCGGCACCGGGCGCGAAGGTGGTTCGCGCGGACAAGCGTCCCCAACTGTTCGTTCCCGATGTCGTCGAGCCGCCGAGGGAACGCGAACCGGTGGCCGAAATCGTCGAGCAGCCCAAGCAAGAATTCGAGGAGGCCGTCGAACCCAGTGAACTGGATGTCCTGGTCTCCCGGCTGATGGGCCAGGGCCCTCCCGCGCACGAGGTGTGGCTGGCTCCACTGAACGCACCGAACTCCCTCGATACGTTACTGCCGAATCTCAATCCCACCGTAGACCGGGGTCTTTCGCCAATCGGATTCTTCGGCAACGGCCGCCTTCAGGTCCCGCTCGGCATCGTCGACCGGCCTTACGAGCAGCGACGCGACCCACTGTGGGCCGATTTCTCCGGTGGTGCCGGACACGGTGTGATCGTCGGCGGGCCGCAGTCGGGCAAGTCGACGTTGCTGCGCACACTGATCATGTCGACGGCACTCACTCACACGCCGGAGGAAGCGCAGTTCTACTGCATAGACCTCGGTGGTGGCACACTCGCGGCGCTCGACGAGTTGCCGCATGTAGGCGGGGTTGCCGTCGCGCGAAGAGAACCGGACAAGGCTCGCCGGATCGTCGCCGAACTGACGACGCTGGTCAATGAGCGGGAAGCCAGGTTCGGTGCGATGCGGGTCGACTCGATGAACGACTTCCGCAATCGCAAACACCGAGGTGACATCACTGCCGAGCACGATCCTTTCGGCGACGCGTTCCTGATCGTCGACGGCTGGAGGGCACTGCGAGACGACTTCGACGAGCTGGAACCGCAGATCACCAAGCTGGCGGTCCAGGGATTGACCTATGGCGTGCACGTGGTCATCTCGTCCAACCGCTGGGCGGATCTTCGCCCCGCCATCAGGGACATGATCGGAACCCGGTTCGAACTGCGACTCGGCGACCCCAGCGCATCCGACATCGACCGCAGGGTCGCCGTCAACGTTCCAGCCGGCCGCCCCGGGCGTGGGTTGACCAGGGACAAGCTGCACTTCCTCGGCGGTCTTCCACGCATCGATGGTTCCAGTGACCATCAGGACTTGGGCGGCGGTGTCGCCGATGCCGTCGTCAAGATCAAGTCGGCATGGCAGGGACGGCCCGCACCCCAGGTTCGGCTACTGCCCGAGCTGATCGTCTACGACGAACTACTCGCGCAAGACCCGAAACGCGACACCAGAATGGTGCCGATCGGGGTCAACGAAGACGAACTCGCTCCCCTCTACCTCGACTTCGACGCCGACCCGCACTTCCTTGCCTACGCCGACGGCGAATCGGGCAAAACCAACCTGCTGCGGCAGATCGTGCGCGGTATCACGGCTCGCTACACGAAGAAGGAAGCCGTCATCATCCTCGTCGATTACCGGCGGACGATGCTCGGCTTCATCGAGGGTGACCAGTTGCTCGGCTACGCGGTGTCGGCGAATCAGCTCGACGGCATGGTGAAGGACGTCGCCGGATCCATGGCCAAACGCTTGCCCGGCCCCGATGTCACGCCGCAACAGCTCAAGGACCGTTCGTGGTGGAACGGGCCAGAGCTCTTCTTCGTGGTCGACGACTACGACCTCGTCGCGAGCTCGTCCAACAACCCACTGCGTCCGCTGTCGGAATACCTGGCTCAGGCAAAGGATGTCGGCCTGCACCTGGTTGTGGCTCGGCGGACCGGCGGTGCGGCCAGGAGCGGCATGGATCCGATCATCGGGAAGCTCAAGGAACTCGCGATGCCGGGGTTGATCATGAACGGCTCAAAAGACGAGGGAAACCTGCTCGGTAACGTGAAAGCCAGTCCGATGCCACCCGGACGGGGCACGCTTGTCAGCCGGAAGGCTGGTAAGCAGCTGATACAGGTCTCGTGGATCCAGCCGGAGTAG
- the eccD gene encoding type VII secretion integral membrane protein EccD yields MATGTTVFSRVTVVAPRTRIDVALPAEVAVADLLPMLLEMAKEVTADGGARHGGWALAKLGDSPLDPSRTLASLGIVDGELLQLRKRNENPPPPLFDDVVDAIAEAESDSFRPWTKETAQRIGNIAGGLALFASALALFFGGPLFGGNAVPSAIAAGVAAIACIAVGATIAKGYGAEQTGVLIAATGGLPLTFVSGFHIVPGVSLRANLLLASTLVVVVATVCIVVMGTGITIFIAAATAGVFGLLAFLVGTLIAHPAPGIAAGTAAVALAGISILPRAAIWLAKLPLPRVPGTAAELKEDDGYPDYSVIERKTGVAHNYMTGLLIGCGFVTAISAIVTSSSPEVYGIITGVVATLVLLFRARTYANGSQAVALLTTGIVSAAGILASWMWIEDTQGRVIWVFGTLILLAAGALVLGVVFPGQRFSPPMRRTVDIIEAICIAAVLPLALAVMGLYSTLRHLDIG; encoded by the coding sequence GTGGCAACGGGCACGACGGTTTTCAGCAGGGTCACGGTAGTCGCGCCAAGAACCCGGATCGACGTCGCGCTTCCCGCTGAAGTTGCCGTGGCCGACCTTCTGCCCATGCTGCTGGAAATGGCCAAAGAGGTCACGGCTGATGGCGGAGCCCGGCACGGCGGCTGGGCGCTCGCCAAACTCGGTGATTCACCGCTCGATCCGAGCAGGACACTCGCATCACTGGGCATTGTCGACGGTGAATTGCTCCAGCTTCGCAAACGCAACGAAAATCCGCCGCCACCGCTGTTCGATGACGTCGTCGACGCGATCGCCGAGGCCGAGTCAGACAGCTTTCGTCCCTGGACGAAAGAAACGGCTCAACGGATAGGGAACATCGCGGGCGGGCTTGCATTGTTTGCTTCCGCACTCGCATTGTTCTTCGGCGGCCCGCTGTTCGGCGGCAACGCAGTCCCATCTGCGATTGCCGCCGGTGTGGCGGCGATCGCGTGCATCGCCGTCGGGGCGACCATCGCCAAAGGGTATGGAGCCGAGCAGACAGGTGTCCTGATCGCCGCGACGGGAGGACTTCCACTGACCTTCGTCAGTGGGTTCCACATCGTGCCGGGTGTATCGCTGCGGGCGAATCTGCTGCTGGCGAGCACGCTTGTCGTCGTTGTCGCCACTGTGTGCATCGTCGTGATGGGTACCGGGATCACGATTTTCATCGCGGCCGCGACAGCCGGTGTCTTCGGATTACTGGCGTTTCTCGTCGGCACACTGATCGCACACCCCGCGCCCGGCATCGCCGCGGGAACGGCCGCTGTGGCGCTCGCTGGGATCTCGATACTGCCGAGGGCGGCGATCTGGCTGGCGAAGTTGCCGCTGCCACGCGTTCCGGGCACCGCCGCCGAACTCAAGGAAGACGATGGATACCCGGACTATTCCGTCATCGAACGCAAGACCGGTGTCGCGCACAACTACATGACAGGTCTGCTCATCGGCTGTGGTTTCGTCACGGCGATTTCGGCGATCGTCACGTCGTCCTCGCCCGAGGTCTACGGGATCATCACCGGGGTTGTCGCGACGCTGGTATTACTGTTCCGTGCCCGCACCTACGCCAATGGCAGCCAGGCGGTCGCGCTACTGACCACCGGAATTGTTTCAGCCGCAGGCATTCTGGCGAGCTGGATGTGGATCGAGGACACGCAGGGCCGGGTGATCTGGGTGTTCGGCACACTCATCCTGCTGGCAGCCGGCGCTCTGGTGCTCGGCGTGGTGTTCCCGGGCCAGCGATTCTCGCCACCCATGCGACGCACGGTCGACATCATCGAGGCAATCTGCATCGCTGCGGTGCTCCCGCTGGCTCTCGCTGTCATGGGCCTCTACTCGACACTGCGTCATCTCGACATCGGCTGA
- a CDS encoding type VII secretion-associated protein — MTLRVAVDFGTSSTCVVASMNGREPQVVVIDGQPLMSSAVYAAPDGTLFVGQEAERQAAVDPSRYEPNPKRRIDEGELLLGDTVLRVIDVMHAVLERAVTEARRLAAGAEVRLLVLTHPADWGAVRTRLLRQAAGQLAYEVALVPEPVAAAVFHAATFAPAEVNQERTVEFSGRPGDTLAVLDLGGGTIDVSVVRRSAGEMRTGFEVLATRGDPSFGGADIDQALLEHVGSLVSDADTTAWEQLVQGRELADRRRRRVLRQDIRGAKETLSRHVYTDVPMPPPFADAHLTREDLERLVAIPLGRAVQLASATIDSAGLRPQQLTAIFLVGGSSRIPMVSRLVHERVGVVPTTLDQPETVVARGALRAVQVIPDRTGALPGATPRVTGLQGDQRTKVVTRPAATPPLPRQPVSGGSPPRPATRPGALPARPVQQGQSQQGQQVRQGQPSPPRGQRAPGPPGAPGGATPTSRGWSRQHKLIALVVLGVVLLAAIVTTLLLVLQDDEPAPPAGRTFAQYSYKFVAPPGWAQTGDNVADRQVVVKPDDAQSPADDDLVVVQEFVLAYDAGVDRERLVDALRDEVAKTPERFSGFEDQYAYAGKQTIHYVEAKPAANVDWYVFAEGTAQVSIGCQEASKPERVQAACNQIVGTLEFTN, encoded by the coding sequence GTGACCTTGCGGGTGGCGGTGGACTTCGGGACATCGAGCACCTGTGTCGTTGCTTCGATGAACGGGCGCGAGCCGCAGGTCGTGGTGATCGATGGCCAGCCGCTGATGTCGTCTGCCGTGTACGCCGCGCCAGATGGGACATTGTTCGTCGGGCAGGAGGCGGAGCGGCAGGCTGCCGTGGATCCTTCTCGCTACGAACCCAATCCGAAGCGGCGCATCGACGAGGGTGAGCTGCTGCTCGGTGACACGGTGTTGCGGGTCATCGACGTTATGCATGCGGTGCTGGAGCGTGCGGTCACCGAGGCGCGCAGGCTCGCGGCGGGCGCGGAGGTGCGCCTGCTCGTGCTGACCCATCCCGCGGACTGGGGCGCTGTCCGCACCAGGCTCCTCAGGCAGGCGGCAGGCCAGCTTGCCTACGAGGTGGCGCTGGTTCCGGAACCGGTCGCCGCCGCCGTGTTCCATGCCGCGACCTTCGCACCCGCTGAAGTGAACCAGGAGCGGACCGTCGAGTTCAGCGGGCGGCCGGGCGATACCCTCGCCGTGCTCGACCTCGGCGGGGGGACCATCGACGTGAGCGTCGTACGACGTTCCGCGGGCGAAATGCGCACCGGGTTCGAGGTGCTTGCCACCAGAGGAGACCCGAGTTTCGGCGGGGCCGATATCGATCAGGCACTCCTGGAACACGTGGGTTCCCTGGTGTCGGACGCCGATACCACGGCGTGGGAGCAGCTCGTCCAAGGCAGGGAACTCGCCGACCGGCGACGCAGGCGGGTGCTGCGCCAGGACATCCGCGGGGCGAAGGAGACTCTGTCGAGACACGTCTACACCGACGTGCCCATGCCGCCGCCATTCGCCGACGCCCACTTGACGAGGGAAGACCTTGAACGCCTCGTCGCGATCCCGCTCGGGCGAGCCGTTCAACTGGCGAGCGCCACGATCGACTCGGCGGGGCTACGGCCGCAACAGCTCACCGCGATCTTCCTCGTCGGAGGGTCGAGCCGGATCCCGATGGTTTCGAGATTGGTCCACGAGCGAGTCGGCGTCGTCCCGACCACCCTTGACCAGCCGGAAACCGTGGTCGCGCGAGGCGCCTTGCGGGCAGTGCAGGTCATTCCCGACCGCACGGGCGCGCTGCCCGGCGCGACGCCGAGAGTGACGGGCCTACAGGGAGACCAGCGCACGAAGGTCGTGACCAGACCGGCGGCAACACCTCCGCTACCCAGGCAACCGGTGTCCGGGGGTTCACCACCCAGGCCGGCGACGAGGCCCGGTGCGCTCCCCGCGCGCCCTGTTCAGCAAGGACAAAGTCAGCAGGGGCAACAGGTCCGGCAGGGGCAGCCTTCTCCGCCGCGGGGCCAGCGTGCGCCGGGGCCGCCGGGCGCTCCCGGCGGTGCGACGCCCACATCGCGGGGATGGTCGCGGCAACACAAGCTCATCGCCCTGGTCGTTCTTGGCGTGGTTCTGCTGGCCGCGATCGTGACTACGCTGCTGCTCGTACTTCAGGACGACGAACCCGCACCGCCCGCGGGGAGAACATTCGCGCAGTACTCCTACAAGTTCGTCGCACCTCCCGGCTGGGCGCAGACCGGCGACAACGTCGCCGACCGGCAGGTGGTCGTCAAGCCTGACGACGCGCAGTCTCCGGCTGACGACGACCTCGTCGTCGTACAGGAATTCGTGCTGGCCTACGACGCGGGGGTCGATCGTGAGCGATTGGTCGATGCGTTGCGGGACGAGGTCGCCAAGACCCCTGAGCGGTTCAGTGGCTTCGAGGACCAGTACGCGTACGCGGGCAAGCAAACGATTCACTACGTGGAAGCCAAACCCGCGGCGAACGTCGACTGGTACGTGTTCGCGGAGGGGACCGCTCAGGTGAGTATCGGTTGTCAGGAAGCGTCGAAACCGGAGCGGGTACAAGCCGCATGCAACCAGATTGTCGGAACGCTGGAGTTCACGAATTGA
- the mycP gene encoding type VII secretion-associated serine protease mycosin gives MLPEPSGRPDQHYRQSVECVKRDLDRNVDLPNTPWGQRYLRLDDVHQLMEGTVGSAGKDGEGNPLRVAVIDTGIAAGHPYFGGRVKPGADYVAEGQGGAGLEDCDGHGTEVAGIIAASTPHDIGFRGVAPDAEIISIRQSSQNYEPDDSGTTQRSSQGEPPREKPQGDGEPGQDGAGEPTGTSQMDGGRTQGKEGSAGTLDTLAQAVVQATRMGVDVMNISINNCRPGNGGITPDEQALQAAVKNAVDQDVVVVTAAGNIGEDCQQNDQSDAFVPRSVVTPPWFADDVLSVAAIDESGGVADFSMRGPWISVAAPGTAIISVDPAEGSTGLANMTVEGGETKPIQGTSFAAPYVTGLAVLVRAKYPDLSAREVMNRITSTAQHPAAPGGRDNFVGYGVIDPMAALTAMVPEEEGVADASTVALPSDMPPGNVGGSMPMIVALTGSGGALAALLVALFVTHTIRRNRTELPQNPLSRSK, from the coding sequence ATGCTGCCGGAACCGTCGGGGCGGCCGGACCAGCATTACCGGCAGAGTGTGGAATGTGTGAAGCGGGATCTCGACCGGAATGTCGATCTGCCCAATACCCCGTGGGGTCAGCGGTACTTGCGGCTGGACGACGTGCACCAGCTCATGGAAGGCACTGTCGGCTCAGCGGGCAAGGACGGCGAGGGAAACCCCCTCAGGGTGGCCGTGATCGACACCGGGATCGCTGCGGGACACCCCTACTTCGGTGGGCGAGTGAAGCCAGGCGCGGACTACGTCGCCGAAGGGCAGGGCGGCGCCGGGCTTGAGGACTGCGACGGGCACGGCACCGAGGTCGCGGGAATCATCGCGGCCAGTACACCGCACGACATCGGCTTCAGGGGGGTCGCGCCAGACGCCGAGATCATCTCCATTCGACAATCGAGTCAAAACTACGAGCCAGACGATTCCGGTACGACACAACGATCATCTCAAGGCGAGCCACCTCGGGAAAAGCCTCAGGGCGATGGCGAGCCGGGGCAGGATGGTGCGGGCGAGCCGACCGGTACTTCCCAAATGGACGGTGGCCGCACCCAGGGTAAGGAAGGTTCGGCCGGGACTCTCGACACGCTGGCGCAGGCTGTCGTGCAGGCCACCCGGATGGGCGTTGACGTCATGAACATCTCGATCAATAACTGCCGCCCCGGCAACGGCGGAATCACGCCCGACGAGCAGGCATTGCAGGCCGCTGTCAAGAACGCGGTCGATCAGGACGTCGTGGTGGTGACAGCGGCGGGCAACATCGGAGAGGACTGTCAGCAGAACGACCAATCGGACGCGTTCGTGCCACGATCAGTCGTGACGCCGCCGTGGTTCGCCGACGACGTATTGTCCGTCGCGGCGATCGACGAGAGTGGCGGAGTCGCGGACTTCAGCATGCGTGGGCCCTGGATCAGTGTCGCGGCTCCCGGCACGGCGATCATTTCGGTGGATCCAGCCGAGGGATCGACGGGGCTGGCGAACATGACTGTGGAGGGCGGCGAGACGAAACCGATTCAGGGGACGAGTTTCGCCGCTCCGTACGTCACGGGACTTGCCGTGCTCGTGCGCGCGAAGTACCCGGATCTTTCGGCTCGCGAGGTGATGAACCGGATTACCAGTACCGCGCAACACCCCGCCGCCCCTGGCGGTAGGGACAACTTCGTGGGGTACGGCGTGATCGATCCGATGGCCGCGTTGACCGCGATGGTTCCGGAGGAGGAAGGGGTCGCCGACGCTTCGACCGTTGCGTTGCCTTCGGACATGCCGCCGGGCAACGTCGGGGGTTCCATGCCGATGATCGTGGCGTTGACCGGTTCCGGTGGCGCGCTGGCGGCTCTGTTGGTTGCCTTGTTCGTCACCCACACCATTCGCCGCAACCGCACCGAACTCCCCCAAAACCCTCTGTCGCGTAGCAAGTGA